From the genome of Eucalyptus grandis isolate ANBG69807.140 chromosome 2, ASM1654582v1, whole genome shotgun sequence, one region includes:
- the LOC104432730 gene encoding LOW QUALITY PROTEIN: serine/threonine-protein kinase PCRK1 (The sequence of the model RefSeq protein was modified relative to this genomic sequence to represent the inferred CDS: inserted 1 base in 1 codon): MKCFHFTNGERREEEEDGAAASSSRTSRVSWARSFSVASSTAADTRRSEFGDSDSRDLGDSLAFYELLTQRRANDLRVFSFAELKSATRGFSRALMIGEGGFGCVYKGVVAVPGGAPDGSDARMDVAVKQLNRNGFQGHKEWINEVNFLGVVKHPNLVKLVGYCAEDDERGIQRLLVYELMRNKSLEDHLLARVPSPLSWKVRLKIAQDAARGLAYLHEEMDFQLIFRDFKTSNILLDEDFNAKLSDFGLARQGPAEGLSHVSTSVVGTIGYAAPEYVHTGRLTAKSDVWSFGVVLYELITGRRAVERNLPRSEQKLLDWVRPYVSDSRKFSLILDPRLEGQDIKSAQKLASLANKCLMKQPKSXPKMSNVVEMLGNIISELSPQDDVIPEPVETEAEEVKGEAAGETEVDSGKQGNSKLRKVFDIREIVNLRNKSTGKLDWRNWTPGLVKTW, encoded by the exons ATGAAGTGCTTCCACTTCACCAACGGCGAGcggcgggaggaggaggaggacggcgccgccgcctcctcctcccggACCTCCAGGGTGTCGTGGGCCCGCTCCTTCAGCGTCGCCTCCAGCACCGCCGCCGACACGCGGCGGTCCGAGTTCGGCGACTCCGACTCCCGGGACTTGGGGGACTCCCTGGCCTTCTACGAGCTGCTGACCCAGCGGCGCGCCAACGATCTGCGGGTCTTCTCCTTCGCGGAGCTCAAATCGGCCACCAGAGGGTTCAGCAGGGCCCTCATGATCGGCGAGGGAGGGTTCGGCTGCGTCTACAAGGGCGTCGTCGCGGTCCCCGGCGGCGCGCCGGACGGCTCCGACGCGAGGATGGACGTCGCCGTGAAGCAGCTGAACCGCAACGGCTTCCAG GGGCATAAGGAGTGGATTAATGAAGTAAATTTTCTTGGTGTAGTCAAGCACCCAAATCTTGTCAAGCTTGTCGGTTATTGCGCTGAGGACGATGAGAGGGGGATTCAACGCCTTTTGGTCTATGAACTCATGCGCAATAAAAGCTTGGAAGATCATCTCCTGGCTCGGGTGCCATCGCCACTTTCCTGGAAAGTAAGGCTGAAAATCGCTCAGGATGCCGCTCGTGGGTTGGCGTACCTGCATGAAGAAATGGATTTTCAG CTAATTTTCCGAGATTTTAAGACATCAAACATCCTGTTAGATGAAGACTTCAATGCTAAGCTCTCAGATTTTGGATTGGCTAGGCAGGGACCGGCTGAAGGGCTGAGTCATGTATCAACATCA GTTGTAGGAACAATTGGTTATGCAGCTCCAGAGTACGTACATACGGGCCGGCTGACTGCTAAGAGTGACGTATGGAGCTTTGGGGTGGTTCTTTATGAACTCATCACAGGAAGACGGGCAGTGGAAAGGAATCTACCTCGGAGTGAGCAGAAGCTTTTGGATTGGGTCAGACCTTATGTTTCGGACTCAAGGAAATTCTCCCTTATTCTAGATCCACGCCTTGAAGGACAGGACATCAAGTCAGCTCAGAAACTTGCTTCTCTCGCCAATAAGTGCCTGATGAAGCAGCCGAAAT CGCCTAAAATGAGCAATGTGGTGGAGATGCTTGGAAACATCATCAGTGAACTATCCCCACAGGACGATGTTATTCCTGAACCAGTAGAAACTGAAGCTGAAGAAGTGAAGGGAGAGGCTGCAGGGGAGACAGAGGTCGATTCTGGTAAGCAAGGAAACAGTAAGTTGAGGAAAGTGTTTGATATTAGAGAGATAGTCAACTTGAGAAACAAGTCCACGGGGAAGTTGGATTGGAGAAATTGGACTCCTGGATTGGTAAAAACTTGGTGA
- the LOC104432731 gene encoding probable serine/threonine-protein kinase PBL9 encodes MGICLSARIKAESPYNTGTNTKSIGTSENDLSSNGSKTSSVLAPLTLRSECEILQSLNVQIFSYADLRMATRNFRPDSVLGEGGFGSVFKGWIDENSFSAAKAGTGIVIAVKKLNQESFQGHREWLAEVNYLGQLYHPHLVRLIGYCLEDEHRLLVYEFMPRGSLENHLFRRGSYFQPLSWNLRLKVALGAAKGLAFLHSAQAKVIYRDFKTSNILLDSNYNAKLSDFGLAKDGPTGDKSYVSTRVMGTHGYAAPEYLATGHLSTKSDVYSFGVVLLEMLSGRRAVDKNRPSGEHNLVEWAKPYLSNKRKVFRVLDNRLQGQYSMEGAYRTATLALRCLSMDAKFRPTMDEVVTELEQLQESKVSKNAGDSRPSSGQRMRRRSADDGNARTRAVAYPRPSTSPLYA; translated from the exons ATGGGGATTTGCTTGAGCGCTCGAATCAAGGCTGAGAGCCCATATAATACAG GGACAAATACGAAAAGCATCGGCACCAGCGAGAATGATCTGAGCAGTAACGGGAGCAAGACCTCATCAGTTTTGGCGCCCCTGACTCTGAGGAGTGAGTGTGAAATTTTGCAGTCGTTGAATGTGCAGATATTTAGCTATGCTGACCTCAGAATGGCTACTAGGAACTTCCGTCCTGATAGTGTTCTTGGGGAAGGTGGTTTTGGCTCAGTTTTCAAAGGGTGGATCGATGAGAATTCTTTTTCTGCGGCAAAAGCTGGAACTGGTATTGTCATTGCAGTGAAGAAGCTCAACCAAGAAAGTTTCCAAGGTCATAGAGAGTGGTTG GCAGAAGTTAATTATTTGGGGCAGCTTTATCATCCTCATCTGGTGAGGTTGATTGGGTACTGCTTGGAGGACGAGCATCGACTTCTTGTGTATGAATTTATGCCTCGTGGTAGCCTGGAAAACCATTTATTTAGGA GAGGATCATACTTCCAACCTTTGTCTTGGAACCTCCGGTTAAAGGTCGCGCTTGGTGCTGCAAAGGGGCTAGCCTTTCTTCACAGCGCTCAGGCCAAAGTGATATACCGGGATTTCAAGACTTCCAATATCCTTCTCGATTCG AATTACAATGCAAAACTTTCTGATTTTGGTTTGGCCAAGGATGGCCCAACCGGTGATAAAAGTTACGTGTCGACCAGAGTCATGGGGACTCATGGATATGCTGCCCCTGAATATCTTGCCACAG GTCATCTAAGTACCAAGAgcgatgtgtatagctttgggGTGGTCCTGCTAGAGATGTTGTCTGGCAGGAGAGCGGTCGACAAGAACCGTCCATCTGGGGAGCACAACCTTGTGGAATGGGCCAAGCCGTACTTGTCCAACAAACGTAAAGTCTTCCGAGTGCTGGACAATCGCCTTCAGGGCCAGTACAGCATGGAAGGGGCCTACAGAACGGCAACTCTAGCTCTGCGATGCCTATCCATGGACGCCAAGTTCAGGCCTACCATGGACGAGGTGGTCACAGAGCTGGAACAGCTTCAGGAATCCAAGGTAAGCAAAAATGCTGGTGACAGCAGACCAAGCAGCGGGCAGAGAATGCGCAGACGAAGTGCCGATGATGGGAATGCTCGGACAAGGGCTGTTGCGTACCCGAGGCCTTCCACTTCACCTCTTTATGCATAG
- the LOC104432733 gene encoding LOW QUALITY PROTEIN: glucan endo-1,3-beta-glucosidase (The sequence of the model RefSeq protein was modified relative to this genomic sequence to represent the inferred CDS: deleted 1 base in 1 codon; substituted 1 base at 1 genomic stop codon), translating to MASLFPLTAAVVFLSVACPHLSRAAYTIGINYGTIADNLPPPSKVATFLKTKTTIDRVKIFHASPDILRAFAGTGIAVTVSVGNEDIVSLSKLPAAKSWVSANILPFYPKTLINRIAMGNEILATSDKTLIANLLPAMKALHSALQLANVTNVQVTTPNSRDTGVVVSPEHRPFRSGFDRTIFAPILKFHRQTNSSFMVNPYPFFGITPETXTPTLNYALFKPIPTALSTTATGKNYTNMFDAQMDAVYSAMKKVGYEDVEIVVGETGWPSVGDPNQPGVSMANAESYNSNLVRHVNSGKGTPLMPNRKFETYIFALFNENKKPSTSERNYGLFKPDLTPVYDVGILRNSAEGPSPTTAPSPSPSSPSAPGPSPTSAPSPSPSSPSAPGPSPTSPPVRRPRTQSDIGPQCVAFQSVALQSVHSLSPQSASPQSASPVDELSEEVVRAKIEGVDPRRFLFFVRILSVNLKERKRREFERQPPFSFCGGSRSRLLYEVVLLAFQQHRFGGCY from the exons ATGGCCAGCCTCTTCCCCCTCACCGCAGCCGTCGTCTTCCTCTCGGTCGCTTGTCCCCATCTCTCGCGCGCCGCGTACACCATCGGCATCAACTACGGCACTATCGCCGACAACCTCCCCCCGCCGTCCAAAGTCGCCACATTCCTCAAGACCAAGACCACCATCGACCGGGTCAAGATCTTCCACGCCAGCCCCGACATCCTCCGGGCCTTCGCCGGCACCGGAATCGCCGTCACCGTCTCCGTCGGTAACGAAGACATCGTCTCCCTCTCCAAGCTCCCCGCAGCCAAGTCCTGGGTCTCCGCCAACATCTTGCCGTTCTACCCCAAGACCCTCATCAACCGCATCGCCATGGGCAATGAGATCCTTGCCACCTCCGACAAGACCCTCATCGCGAACCTCTTGCCCGCCATGAAAGCCCTCCACTCAGCCCTCCAGCTCGCGAACGTCACCAACGTCCAGGTCACGACACCTAACTCTCGGGATACTGGCGTCGTCGTATCCCCCGAGCACCGGCCGTTCCGCAGCGGCTTCGACCGGACCATATTCGCTCCGATCCTGAAATTCCACCGCCAGACGAACTCCTCCTTCATGGTGAACCCGTACCCGTTCTTCGGGATCACCCCCGAG ACGTGAACTCCCACCCTGAACTACGCGTTGTTCAAGCCGATCCCCACAGCACTTTCGACAACGGCGACGGGGAAAAACTACACGAACATGTTCGACGCCCAGATGGATGCGGTGTACTCGGCGATGAAGAAGGTGGGTTACGAGGACGTGGAGATCGTGGTGGGCGAGACCGGGTGGCCTTCGGTGGGCGACCCCAACCAGCCGGGCGTGAGCATGGCAAACGCGGAGTCGTACAACAGTAACCTCGTGAGGCACGTGAACTCCGGCAAGGGAACGCCGCTGATGCCGAACCGGAAGTTCGAGACCTACATCTTTGCGCTGTTCAACGAGAACAAGAAACCGTCGACCTCAGAGCGGAATTACGGGCTGTTCAAGCCGGATCTGACCCCAGTTTACGACGTTGGCATCCTGAGAAATTCG GCTGAGGGACCCAGTCCGACAACGGCCCCCAGTCCGTCGCCCTCCAGTCCCTCGGCCCCCGGACCCAGTCCGACATCGGCCCCCAGTCCGTCGCCCTCCAGTCCCTCGGCCCCCGGACCCAGTCCGACTTCGCCCCCAGTCCGTCGCCCCCGGACCCAGTCCGACATCGGCCCCCAGTGCGTCGCCTTCCAGTCCGTCGCCCTCCAGTCCGTCCATTCCCTCAGCCCCCAGTCCGCCAGCCCCCAGTCCGCCAGCCCCGTCGACGAGCTCAGTGAAGAAGTGGTGCGTGCCAAGATCGAAGGAGTTGATCCTAGGAggttcttgttttttgttcGCATACTTTCTGTTAAtttgaaggaaagaaagagaagggaattCGAACGTCAGCCTCCCTTCTCTTTTTGTGGTGGGAGCAGATCGCGGCTTTTATATGAGGTTGTATTATTGGCTTTTCAGCAACATAGATTTGGGGGTTGCTATTGA